The proteins below are encoded in one region of Enhydrobacter sp.:
- a CDS encoding ABC transporter ATP-binding protein has protein sequence MAQPILKVTNIETYYGPIMAIRGVSFEVPEGGIVTILGSNGAGKTTVLKTISGVMDPQKGSVAFAGREIRRMDPDKVMRLGISHVPEGREVFPFLTVRENLRMGAFTRRDADGVAQDLETVFGYFPVLRERADQRAGSLSGGEQQMLAISRALMARPKVMLLDEPSLGLSPKLVKDIFEIIVRINRERGVTILLVEQNASMALRTADYGYVLEVGRIVMADTCARLVEKEDIKEFYLGIKEQGARGQRRWKKRKTWR, from the coding sequence ATGGCCCAGCCCATCCTCAAGGTGACCAACATCGAGACCTACTACGGTCCGATCATGGCCATCCGCGGCGTCTCGTTCGAGGTGCCGGAGGGCGGCATCGTCACCATCCTGGGATCGAACGGCGCCGGGAAGACCACGGTCCTGAAGACGATCAGCGGCGTCATGGACCCGCAGAAGGGCAGCGTGGCCTTCGCGGGCCGCGAAATCCGGCGCATGGATCCCGACAAGGTGATGCGACTCGGCATCAGCCACGTGCCCGAGGGCCGCGAGGTCTTCCCGTTCCTGACGGTGCGCGAGAACCTGCGCATGGGTGCCTTCACCCGTCGCGACGCCGACGGCGTGGCGCAGGACCTCGAGACCGTGTTCGGCTACTTCCCCGTGCTGCGCGAACGCGCCGACCAGCGCGCGGGCTCGCTGTCGGGCGGCGAGCAGCAGATGCTGGCGATCAGTCGCGCGCTGATGGCGCGGCCCAAGGTGATGCTGCTCGACGAACCCTCGCTCGGCCTCTCGCCCAAGCTCGTGAAGGACATCTTCGAGATCATCGTGCGCATCAACCGCGAGCGCGGCGTCACCATCCTGCTGGTCGAGCAGAACGCCAGCATGGCGCTGCGCACCGCCGACTACGGCTACGTTCTCGAGGTCGGCCGCATCGTGATGGCCGACACCTGCGCGCGGCTGGTCGAGAAGGAGGACATCAAGGAGTTCTATCTCGGCATCAAGGAACAGGGCGCGCGCGGACAGCGGCGCTGGAAGAAGCGCAAGACCTGGCGGTAG
- a CDS encoding AMP-binding protein, producing the protein MRDNGLPVSGASIEVEGCDTIARLFWHQVGARGDRTAFREKDLGIWQATSWRDYGERARAVGMGLARLGLVRGEVVSILAETVPEWLYADMGTMGAGGVSNGIYPTDSAKQVEYILSDSRSRFLFVEDEEQLDKFLEVRERCPLVRKVFVFDMEGLSDFRDGQVMPFDELLALGRQHQTEHPRLWEELVSASRPDDLALLVYTSGTTGPPKGAMLSHRNVIFQIGNADAFIPMAAGDEQLAFLPLCHIAERTFTVFLPLRSGAIANFAESVETVPENVREVAPTIFFAVPRIWERFYSGIAIRMKEATWIGRTAYRWAVSVGLGIAEAELDGRRPSAFHRLLFRLADFLVLDNIKRAIGMHRVRFAGTGAAPIAPDLIKWYRALGIDMREVYGQTENCGLATGMPDRIKLGTVGIAAPGTEVKVSPDGEILLKGPHVFMGYLNNPQKTAEAVSDGWLHTGDVGFLDNEGYLKITDRMKDIIITAGGKNVTPSEIENQLKFSPYISDAVVIGDRRKFLSCLVMIDYENVAKYAQDSNVPFTDFASLCRTREVIELIGAEIERVNQNFARVETVKKFRLIEQQLTAEDEELTPTMKLKRKFVNEKYKALIDGMYVEAA; encoded by the coding sequence ATGAGGGACAACGGCTTGCCCGTCTCGGGTGCATCGATCGAAGTCGAGGGTTGCGACACCATCGCCAGGCTGTTCTGGCACCAGGTGGGCGCGCGGGGCGACCGCACGGCGTTCCGTGAGAAGGATCTAGGCATCTGGCAGGCGACGAGCTGGCGCGACTACGGCGAGCGGGCGCGCGCCGTCGGCATGGGCCTCGCCCGGCTCGGCCTGGTACGCGGGGAGGTCGTCTCCATCCTGGCGGAGACCGTCCCCGAATGGCTCTATGCCGACATGGGGACGATGGGCGCGGGCGGCGTCTCCAACGGCATCTACCCGACCGACTCCGCCAAGCAGGTCGAGTACATCCTGAGCGACAGCCGGTCGCGCTTCCTGTTCGTCGAGGACGAGGAGCAGCTCGACAAGTTCCTCGAGGTGCGCGAGCGCTGCCCGCTGGTGCGCAAGGTGTTCGTGTTCGACATGGAGGGCCTGTCGGACTTCCGCGACGGGCAGGTCATGCCGTTCGACGAGCTGCTGGCGCTCGGCCGCCAGCATCAGACGGAGCATCCGCGCCTGTGGGAGGAGCTGGTATCGGCCTCGCGGCCGGACGACCTCGCCCTTCTCGTCTATACGTCGGGCACGACCGGGCCGCCCAAGGGCGCCATGCTCTCGCATCGCAATGTCATCTTCCAGATCGGCAATGCCGACGCTTTCATCCCGATGGCGGCGGGCGACGAGCAGCTCGCCTTCCTGCCGCTCTGCCACATCGCCGAGCGCACCTTCACGGTCTTCCTGCCGCTGCGCTCGGGGGCGATCGCCAACTTCGCCGAGAGCGTCGAGACCGTGCCCGAGAACGTGCGCGAGGTGGCGCCCACGATCTTCTTCGCCGTGCCGCGCATCTGGGAGCGCTTCTACTCGGGCATCGCCATCCGCATGAAGGAGGCGACCTGGATCGGGCGCACCGCCTACCGCTGGGCGGTGAGCGTCGGGCTCGGAATCGCCGAGGCGGAGCTCGACGGCCGCCGGCCCTCCGCGTTCCACCGCCTGCTCTTCCGGCTGGCCGACTTCCTGGTGCTCGACAACATCAAGCGCGCCATCGGCATGCATCGCGTGCGCTTCGCCGGCACCGGCGCCGCGCCGATCGCCCCCGATCTCATCAAGTGGTATCGCGCGCTCGGTATCGACATGCGCGAGGTCTACGGCCAGACCGAGAATTGCGGGCTGGCAACCGGCATGCCGGACCGCATCAAGCTCGGCACCGTGGGCATCGCTGCGCCCGGCACCGAGGTGAAGGTGTCGCCCGACGGCGAGATCCTGCTGAAAGGCCCGCACGTCTTCATGGGCTATCTCAACAATCCGCAGAAGACGGCCGAGGCGGTATCCGATGGCTGGCTGCACACCGGCGATGTCGGCTTCCTCGACAACGAGGGCTACCTCAAGATCACCGACCGGATGAAGGACATCATCATCACTGCGGGCGGCAAGAACGTCACGCCGTCGGAGATCGAGAACCAGCTCAAGTTCTCGCCCTACATCTCCGATGCGGTCGTGATCGGCGACCGGCGCAAGTTCCTGAGCTGCCTCGTGATGATCGACTACGAGAACGTTGCCAAGTATGCCCAGGACAGCAACGTGCCCTTCACCGACTTCGCCTCGCTCTGCCGCACGCGCGAGGTGATCGAGCTGATCGGCGCCGAGATCGAGCGGGTCAACCAGAACTTTGCGCGCGTCGAGACCGTCAAGAAGTTCCGGCTGATCGAGCAGCAGCTCACGGCCGAGGACGAGGAGCTGACCCCGACCATGAAGCTCAAGCGCAAGTTCGTGAACGAGAAGTACAAGGCCCTGATCGACGGCATGTACGTGGAGGCGGCGTGA
- a CDS encoding ABC transporter substrate-binding protein, with protein MTPSARIAALAAILATATVAGGASAQTRGVTANEIVLGMHTDLSGVAATYGVSSSNAVKMRFEEINAQGGVNGRKIKVIVEDQGYQVPKAVQACNKLINRDKVFAFIAPLGTPMNNACFKEEFAAGVPNLFPLSSARSMYEPFNRLKFIAGATYVDQIRAGINYLVTKQGKKKLCVMYQDTDFGKEIVEGAEEQAKKLGIKIVEMTAHKPTDSDFTASLTKLKSAGCDLVAMGTIVKDTIVPYTAARKEGWNDVTFLGSAATYDLVVGAAPGMDGFYGMGLTEMPYADSKVASVANFVKQYKAKFNIDPNIGAVYGYVAADLTVKGLQNAGKNLTLDSFISGMEAIKGYHDIFGGPEINFGPKIRQGANSSFLAEVKGGRWTRVTEPLGF; from the coding sequence ATGACACCATCGGCAAGAATAGCGGCGTTGGCGGCCATCCTGGCGACAGCCACCGTCGCCGGCGGCGCATCGGCCCAGACGCGCGGCGTGACCGCCAACGAGATCGTGCTGGGCATGCACACCGATCTGTCCGGCGTGGCCGCGACCTACGGCGTATCGTCGTCCAACGCGGTGAAGATGCGCTTCGAGGAGATCAACGCCCAGGGCGGCGTCAACGGGCGCAAGATCAAGGTAATCGTCGAGGACCAGGGCTACCAGGTGCCGAAGGCGGTGCAGGCCTGCAACAAGCTCATCAACCGCGACAAGGTCTTCGCCTTCATCGCGCCGCTCGGCACGCCGATGAACAATGCCTGCTTCAAGGAGGAGTTCGCGGCGGGCGTGCCCAACCTCTTCCCGTTGTCCTCGGCGCGCTCGATGTACGAACCGTTCAACCGGCTGAAGTTCATCGCGGGCGCCACCTATGTCGACCAGATTCGCGCCGGCATCAACTATCTGGTGACCAAGCAGGGCAAGAAGAAGCTCTGCGTGATGTACCAGGACACCGACTTCGGCAAGGAGATCGTCGAGGGCGCCGAGGAGCAGGCCAAGAAGCTCGGCATCAAGATCGTGGAGATGACGGCGCACAAGCCGACCGACAGCGACTTCACCGCCTCGCTCACCAAGCTCAAGTCGGCCGGTTGCGACCTGGTCGCCATGGGCACGATCGTGAAGGACACCATCGTTCCCTACACCGCCGCGCGCAAGGAAGGCTGGAACGACGTGACCTTCCTCGGCTCCGCCGCCACCTATGACCTGGTCGTCGGCGCCGCGCCGGGGATGGACGGCTTCTACGGCATGGGCCTCACCGAGATGCCCTATGCCGACAGCAAGGTCGCCTCGGTCGCGAACTTCGTGAAGCAGTACAAGGCGAAGTTCAACATCGATCCCAACATCGGCGCGGTCTACGGCTATGTCGCCGCCGACCTCACCGTGAAAGGCCTGCAGAACGCCGGCAAGAACCTGACGCTCGACAGCTTCATCTCCGGCATGGAGGCGATCAAGGGCTACCACGATATCTTCGGCGGGCCCGAGATCAACTTCGGACCGAAGATCCGCCAGGGCGCGAACTCCTCGTTCCTGGCCGAGGTCAAGGGCGGCCGTTGGACGCGCGTCACCGAACCGCTCGGCTTCTAG
- a CDS encoding SDR family oxidoreductase, which translates to MSELSGRVAIVTGGASGIGAASAKLLQDAGAAVIVADVLEAREGAGRFVRHDVASEGSWKALLADVMDREGRLDILVNNAGISGGMGNVETTTVEEWQRVQAVNSEGVFLGCRHAVEGMRKTGPDKPGTGGSIVNISSVAGLVSGAGSLAYTASKGAVRLLTKSVALHCAEKRYGIRCNSVHPGGVDTAIFDPLWQAVGREQGKAFLGTRHPIGRIAEPPELGQVVLWLASDRSSFVTGAEIVADGGLTCGLTRRTPLGPS; encoded by the coding sequence ATGAGCGAACTTTCGGGACGGGTGGCGATCGTCACCGGCGGCGCCTCTGGCATCGGCGCCGCCTCGGCCAAGCTGCTGCAGGACGCGGGCGCGGCCGTGATCGTGGCCGACGTGCTGGAGGCCAGGGAAGGAGCCGGCCGCTTCGTGCGTCACGATGTGGCCTCGGAGGGCTCCTGGAAGGCCCTGCTGGCCGACGTGATGGATCGCGAAGGCCGGCTCGACATCCTGGTCAACAACGCCGGCATCAGCGGCGGGATGGGCAATGTCGAGACCACCACGGTCGAGGAGTGGCAGCGCGTGCAGGCGGTCAATTCGGAGGGTGTGTTCCTCGGCTGCCGGCACGCCGTCGAAGGCATGAGGAAGACCGGCCCAGACAAGCCCGGGACCGGCGGCTCGATCGTCAACATCTCGTCGGTCGCCGGCCTGGTGAGTGGTGCCGGATCGCTTGCCTACACCGCCAGCAAGGGCGCGGTGCGGCTTCTCACCAAGAGCGTGGCGCTCCATTGCGCCGAGAAGAGATACGGCATCCGCTGCAATTCCGTGCATCCGGGCGGCGTCGATACCGCGATCTTCGACCCGCTGTGGCAGGCGGTGGGACGCGAGCAGGGCAAGGCCTTCTTGGGCACACGCCATCCGATCGGCCGCATCGCCGAGCCGCCGGAGCTGGGCCAGGTCGTGCTCTGGCTCGCCTCCGACCGCTCGAGCTTCGTGACTGGCGCCGAGATCGTGGCCGACGGCGGCCTCACCTGCGGCCTGACGAGGAGGACGCCGCTTGGCCCGTCTTGA
- a CDS encoding SDR family oxidoreductase, with protein MARLESKVVLISGGASGIGAATARLVVCEGGKAVIADRDEEKGRLLARELGASGLFLPLDVTQEPAWQKAVAGTIDTFGGLHGLLNAAGIGTRTDIESCTLAEYRRVNDINALGTFLGCKAAVAAMKQSGGGSIVNISSVLGLRGAPYAMAYCASKGAVRLLTKHVALHCAQMKYNIRCNSVHPGYIDTPMIAPRLDQAVGNMSGRQWLEELHPLGRLGRAEEVASMILFLLSDESSFSTGAEFVCDGGLTA; from the coding sequence TTGGCCCGTCTTGAGAGCAAGGTGGTGCTGATCAGCGGCGGCGCGTCGGGGATCGGCGCCGCGACCGCGCGGCTGGTCGTGTGCGAGGGCGGCAAGGCGGTGATCGCCGACCGCGACGAGGAGAAAGGCCGCCTTCTCGCAAGGGAGCTCGGCGCCTCTGGCCTCTTCCTGCCGCTCGATGTCACCCAGGAGCCCGCGTGGCAGAAGGCCGTCGCCGGCACGATCGACACCTTCGGCGGCCTGCACGGGCTGCTGAACGCCGCCGGCATCGGCACGCGCACCGACATCGAGAGCTGCACGCTGGCGGAATACCGCCGTGTCAACGACATCAATGCGCTGGGCACGTTCCTCGGCTGCAAGGCCGCGGTCGCGGCGATGAAGCAATCGGGCGGCGGCTCGATCGTCAACATCTCGTCGGTGCTGGGATTGCGCGGCGCCCCCTATGCCATGGCCTACTGCGCCAGCAAGGGCGCCGTGCGGCTGCTGACCAAGCACGTGGCGCTGCATTGCGCGCAGATGAAGTACAATATCCGCTGCAACTCGGTGCATCCGGGCTATATCGACACGCCCATGATCGCGCCGCGGCTCGACCAGGCCGTCGGCAACATGTCGGGCCGGCAGTGGCTCGAGGAGCTGCATCCGCTCGGCCGGCTCGGCCGTGCCGAGGAAGTCGCGAGCATGATCCTGTTCCTGCTGTCGGACGAGTCGAGCTTCTCCACCGGCGCCGAGTTCGTCTGCGACGGCGGCCTGACCGCTTGA
- a CDS encoding alpha/beta fold hydrolase: MPYATTDDGVKLYVEETGAGAPIIFVHEFAADHRSWEMQMRHFGQRYRCITYGARGYPPSDVPEKPESYSQERATDDILVVLDHLGIDRAHVVGLSMGGFASLHFGFRHPSRARSLVVAGVGYGAEKDQQARFRAEVEAVAASLLGDGMAAFAEKYAYGPTRVQFENKDPRGFAEFKKALAEHSALGSANTQIGCQGQRPSLYDLVDRMRALAVPTLILTGDEDWPCLAPALLMKREIPAAALAVMPNCGHTINLEDPDQFNRIVGDFIAQVEAGRWPKRDPRATSASITGMR, translated from the coding sequence ATGCCTTACGCGACGACCGACGATGGCGTGAAGCTCTATGTCGAGGAAACCGGGGCCGGGGCGCCGATCATCTTCGTCCACGAATTCGCGGCCGACCATCGTTCCTGGGAGATGCAGATGCGCCATTTCGGCCAGCGCTATCGCTGCATCACCTACGGCGCCCGCGGCTATCCGCCGTCCGACGTGCCGGAGAAGCCCGAAAGCTACTCCCAGGAGCGCGCTACCGACGACATCCTGGTCGTGCTGGACCATCTCGGGATCGACCGCGCGCATGTCGTCGGGCTGTCGATGGGCGGATTCGCGAGCCTGCATTTCGGCTTCCGTCACCCGTCGCGCGCCCGGTCTCTGGTGGTGGCGGGCGTCGGCTACGGCGCGGAGAAGGACCAGCAGGCCCGTTTCAGGGCCGAGGTCGAGGCGGTGGCGGCGTCGCTGCTCGGCGACGGCATGGCGGCCTTCGCCGAGAAGTACGCCTATGGACCGACGCGCGTGCAGTTCGAGAACAAGGACCCGCGCGGCTTCGCCGAGTTCAAGAAGGCGCTCGCCGAGCATTCGGCGCTGGGCTCGGCCAACACCCAGATCGGCTGCCAGGGACAGCGGCCGTCGCTTTATGATCTCGTCGACCGGATGCGTGCGCTCGCGGTGCCGACCCTGATCCTGACCGGTGACGAGGACTGGCCCTGTCTCGCCCCCGCGCTCCTGATGAAGCGCGAGATCCCGGCCGCGGCGCTCGCGGTGATGCCGAATTGCGGCCACACCATCAATCTCGAGGATCCCGACCAGTTCAACCGCATCGTCGGCGACTTCATCGCCCAAGTCGAGGCCGGCCGCTGGCCCAAGCGCGACCCGCGCGCGACGAGCGCCTCGATCACCGGGATGAGGTAA
- a CDS encoding 2OG-Fe dioxygenase family protein, protein MSEIGTGLQNATGIRQTVARAGYAFVEASDMRTALGRFGTLADWAAFAESWNDLETDTYMADGGRYRRRRFAVFAAPRQGAIVRGAHQPHYQSLDYNTLNGGIERWFEPIRPEIADGPSFRTILEYCRSLFGRLAPDVAHWHVEAHQFRIEARPGEQGKPTPEGMHRDGVDYVLVLLVARRNIRSGTTTVHDLDKRALGSFTLTDPLDSALVDDARCYHGVTPVEPENPAQPAYRDVLVVTFRKKQS, encoded by the coding sequence ATGAGCGAGATCGGGACAGGATTGCAGAACGCGACGGGCATCCGCCAGACCGTTGCCCGCGCCGGCTATGCGTTTGTCGAGGCCTCGGATATGCGCACGGCGCTCGGCCGGTTCGGCACGCTGGCCGACTGGGCCGCCTTCGCCGAGAGCTGGAACGATCTCGAGACCGACACCTACATGGCCGATGGCGGCCGCTATCGGCGGCGGCGGTTCGCCGTCTTCGCCGCACCGCGCCAAGGGGCGATCGTCCGCGGAGCGCATCAGCCGCACTACCAGAGCCTCGACTACAACACCCTGAACGGCGGCATCGAGCGCTGGTTCGAGCCGATCAGGCCCGAGATCGCCGACGGCCCGAGCTTCCGCACCATCCTCGAATATTGCCGCTCGCTGTTCGGCCGGCTGGCCCCCGACGTCGCGCACTGGCATGTCGAGGCGCATCAGTTCCGCATCGAAGCCCGGCCCGGGGAACAGGGCAAGCCGACGCCCGAGGGCATGCATCGCGACGGCGTCGACTATGTGCTGGTGCTGCTGGTCGCCCGCCGCAACATCCGCAGCGGCACGACCACCGTGCACGATCTCGACAAGCGCGCGCTCGGCAGCTTCACCCTGACCGACCCGCTCGACTCGGCGCTGGTCGACGATGCGCGCTGCTACCACGGCGTCACGCCGGTCGAGCCCGAGAACCCCGCCCAGCCCGCCTATCGCGACGTCCTGGTCGTGACGTTCCGGAAGAAGCAGTCCTGA
- the cobF gene encoding precorrin-6A synthase (deacetylating) has protein sequence MKTILIIGIGPGDPRQVTVEAVEALNRVDVFFVLEKGSLKRDMVALRLEILRRYIEDHPYRVVEARSPPRERAPADYAACVDDLNRDKQAAFQRMIDSELGEGQCGGILAWGDPALYDSTIRNVEALARKPGQALRYEVIPGISSLQILAARHRITLNRIGQPVLITTGRRLKEGWPDGADSVVVMLDGEETYNRFADQEVEIFWGAYLGTSDEILVAGRLKEAAAKINRLRRDARAAHGWIMDTYLMRRVSRSS, from the coding sequence ATGAAAACGATCCTGATCATCGGCATCGGGCCCGGCGATCCGCGGCAGGTGACGGTCGAGGCGGTCGAGGCGCTGAACCGGGTGGACGTCTTCTTCGTGCTGGAGAAGGGCTCGCTCAAGCGGGACATGGTGGCGCTGCGTCTCGAGATCCTGCGTCGCTATATCGAGGACCACCCCTACCGCGTCGTCGAAGCGCGGAGCCCGCCGCGCGAGCGCGCGCCGGCGGACTACGCCGCCTGCGTGGACGACCTCAATCGCGACAAGCAGGCGGCCTTTCAGCGCATGATCGACAGCGAGCTGGGCGAAGGTCAGTGCGGCGGCATCCTCGCCTGGGGCGATCCCGCGCTCTACGACAGCACGATCCGCAACGTCGAGGCGCTCGCGCGCAAGCCGGGGCAGGCACTGCGGTACGAGGTCATCCCCGGCATCAGCAGCCTCCAGATCCTGGCGGCCCGGCACCGCATCACGCTCAACCGCATCGGCCAGCCGGTGCTGATCACGACCGGCCGGCGTCTGAAGGAAGGCTGGCCCGATGGCGCCGATAGCGTCGTGGTGATGCTCGACGGCGAGGAGACCTACAACCGCTTTGCCGATCAGGAGGTCGAGATCTTCTGGGGCGCCTATCTCGGGACGTCGGACGAGATCCTCGTTGCCGGCCGCCTGAAGGAAGCCGCCGCGAAGATCAACCGCCTGCGCCGCGATGCCCGGGCGGCGCATGGCTGGATCATGGACACTTACCTGATGCGAAGAGTCTCTCGCAGTTCATGA
- a CDS encoding DHA2 family efflux MFS transporter permease subunit, producing the protein MSDTGRSSQGRFEEVPHKGIITVSVMLATIMQALDTTIANVALPHMQGTVSATQDEMGWVLTSYIVAAAITIPLTGWMANQFGRRRVFLVSIVVFTVASALCGLAETLPEIVAFRFLQGVGGAALVPLSQAVLFDINSARNFGRAMAIWGIGVTMGPILGPALGGWLTDNYSWRWVFYINLPIGVLAFLGLVSTLPESRAPRSSSFDFFGFATLSVGIAALQLMLDRGQLLDWFSSTEIIVEAVVSSLGFYLFIVHMFTSRHPFLNPGLFKDRNFLASNVFIFLVGVVLFATLALLPPLLQNQLQYPVVLTGLVTAPRGLGTLLGMMIVGRLIQRFDARLIIAAGLLVTAYSLWQMTQWSLLMDYWPIVVSGVLQGLGVGLVYVPLSTVAFTTLPGPLRNEGTAFFNLLRNLGSSIGISVVMFLLTQNTQRLHASLAEHVTPYDMTSNPAALAAHVDISTAKGIAALNAMITNQAAMIAYIDDFRLMMLLTLFTIPFLVLIRRARPQAGAHPAVLE; encoded by the coding sequence GTGAGCGACACGGGTCGATCGTCGCAAGGACGGTTCGAGGAGGTGCCCCACAAGGGCATCATCACCGTTTCGGTGATGCTGGCGACCATCATGCAGGCGCTCGACACGACGATCGCCAATGTCGCGCTGCCGCACATGCAGGGCACGGTCTCGGCCACGCAGGACGAGATGGGCTGGGTGCTCACTTCCTATATCGTCGCCGCCGCGATCACGATCCCGCTCACCGGCTGGATGGCCAACCAATTCGGCCGCCGCCGCGTGTTCCTCGTCTCCATCGTCGTCTTCACCGTCGCGTCCGCGCTCTGCGGACTGGCCGAGACGCTGCCCGAGATCGTCGCCTTCCGCTTCCTGCAGGGCGTGGGCGGCGCGGCACTGGTGCCGCTTTCGCAGGCGGTGCTGTTCGACATCAACTCGGCGCGGAACTTCGGCCGCGCCATGGCGATCTGGGGCATCGGCGTCACGATGGGGCCGATCCTGGGGCCCGCGCTCGGCGGCTGGCTGACCGACAACTACAGTTGGCGCTGGGTGTTCTACATCAACCTGCCGATTGGCGTGCTGGCCTTCCTGGGGCTGGTCTCGACGTTGCCGGAAAGCCGTGCCCCGCGCTCGTCGAGTTTCGACTTCTTCGGCTTCGCGACCTTGAGCGTCGGCATCGCGGCGCTCCAGCTGATGCTCGACCGCGGCCAGTTGCTGGACTGGTTCTCCTCGACCGAGATCATCGTCGAGGCGGTCGTGTCGAGCCTCGGCTTCTATCTCTTCATCGTGCACATGTTCACGAGCCGGCACCCGTTCCTCAATCCCGGCCTGTTCAAGGATCGAAACTTCCTCGCCTCGAATGTCTTCATCTTCCTGGTCGGCGTCGTGCTGTTCGCCACCCTGGCGCTGCTGCCGCCGCTCCTGCAGAACCAGCTCCAGTATCCGGTGGTGCTGACCGGCCTCGTCACGGCGCCGCGCGGCCTCGGCACGCTCCTCGGCATGATGATCGTCGGCCGGCTGATCCAGCGCTTCGACGCCCGGCTGATCATCGCAGCCGGTCTTCTGGTCACGGCCTACTCGCTCTGGCAGATGACCCAGTGGTCGCTTCTGATGGACTACTGGCCGATCGTGGTCTCCGGCGTGCTGCAGGGCCTGGGCGTGGGCCTCGTCTATGTGCCGCTCTCGACCGTCGCCTTCACGACGCTGCCCGGCCCGCTGCGCAACGAAGGCACCGCGTTCTTCAACCTGCTGCGCAATCTCGGCAGCTCGATCGGTATCTCGGTCGTGATGTTCCTGCTGACGCAGAACACCCAGCGCCTGCATGCCTCGCTCGCCGAGCACGTCACGCCCTACGACATGACGTCCAACCCCGCCGCCCTGGCGGCCCATGTCGATATTTCGACCGCCAAGGGCATCGCGGCGTTGAACGCCATGATCACCAACCAGGCGGCGATGATCGCCTATATCGACGACTTCCGGCTGATGATGCTGCTGACGCTGTTCACCATTCCCTTCCTCGTGCTGATCCGGCGCGCCAGGCCCCAGGCGGGCGCGCATCCCGCCGTCCTCGAATGA